One segment of Acidianus sp. HS-5 DNA contains the following:
- a CDS encoding beta-ketoacyl-ACP reductase, producing the protein MSRVALVTGAGSGIGYATSLKMAYKGYTVILGDIREDIKEKAREIESKTSSRVIGLQVDVSDWNSCKEFYENAIKILGIDHVDILVNNAGIIRDALFVKMTPEQWDQVIKVHLYGAFNCTKQVVEGMIKYNWGRIINMSSASWLGNNGQANYAAAKAGIIGFTKTLARELGKYNIMVNAIVPGFIDTPMIASVPEKVRKIIIDRIPLKRVGSPEDVANVITFLCSEEASYINGAIIEVTGGLVL; encoded by the coding sequence ATGTCTAGAGTAGCGCTAGTGACGGGAGCAGGGAGTGGAATAGGTTATGCAACGTCGTTAAAGATGGCATATAAAGGATATACTGTAATACTTGGAGATATAAGAGAAGATATTAAAGAAAAAGCCCGTGAGATTGAGTCTAAAACAAGTTCTCGGGTTATAGGATTACAAGTTGATGTGTCGGATTGGAATTCGTGTAAGGAGTTTTACGAGAACGCAATTAAAATACTAGGCATCGATCATGTGGATATTCTAGTTAATAATGCAGGAATAATTAGGGACGCATTATTCGTCAAAATGACTCCGGAGCAATGGGATCAAGTTATAAAAGTACATCTTTATGGGGCTTTTAATTGTACAAAGCAAGTAGTAGAGGGCATGATAAAATATAACTGGGGAAGAATTATTAACATGTCGTCTGCAAGTTGGTTAGGAAATAACGGTCAAGCTAATTATGCCGCAGCAAAAGCAGGGATAATAGGTTTTACTAAAACTTTAGCTAGAGAATTAGGAAAATATAACATAATGGTAAACGCTATAGTTCCAGGGTTCATTGATACGCCGATGATTGCAAGTGTTCCAGAGAAAGTAAGAAAGATAATAATTGATAGGATTCCTTTAAAAAGAGTAGGAAGTCCAGAGGATGTAGCTAATGTAATAACTTTTCTCTGCTCAGAAGAAGCCTCGTATATTAATGGTGCAATTATAGAAGTGACCGGAGGTTTAGTATTATGA